The Meiothermus sp. QL-1 genomic interval GCTGAAAGAAAGTCCGCCCCACCGCCACATCGTTGGCGATGAAGAAAAGCACCAGCAGCAAGAAAATCACCCAGGCCCCGGCATAGCCCAGGGTGAAGTAGGCCCAGGTATGGGCCCCGGCGCTGTGGACCCGCGCCGCAATCAGGTCCTCGCGCCGCAGGGCCCGCCGGGCAGCCCTGGCCTCGGCCAGGCCGCGCAGGGCAGGCCAGAGCAAGGCCAGCGGCAGCAAAGCCGCTATAAGCAGCAGAAAATCGGCCCAGAGAGCCTGAAAGCCGTTTTCGCTCATCACCTGCTTAACCCGCTGCATCACCCAGGCGGTGGCCAGCACCACCCCAACCGCCACCCCGAGGGCCCCCCCGGCCAAGGCCAGCCCGTCTCGAGGCACCCCCGGGGTAGACCGCCCTCCCCTTGCAGAACCCGGCCCCATCATGGGTAAGAGATTTTACCCAAAAAAGCCGGGGGCACACCCCCGGCGCACCAAACCCCACCCCTAGGGCTTCCAGACCGGCACCGTGGTGGGGTCCACCCCCCATTCCTTGGCCAGATAGGTCTGGGCCAGCTTCTTGAGCACCCCTTCCCTCTCCAGGGCCTCTATGATCCTATCCACCTGGGCCCGGTTGGGGTTGCCCTTGGTGAAAAGCGCTCCATAGTTCTCCCCCGTCTGGAACTGCCCCACCACCACCAAGGCCCCGCCCGACTTGGCCGCCTCCGAGAGCACAATGGAGGTGTCGATGATAAAAGCATCTATCTGCCCGGCCCGCAGGGCGGTAAAGCCCCCCGCCACATCGGGAAAGACCCGGGTCAGGTTCTGGGGGTGCTTTAGGGTATCCGCGAGGAACTTGGCCGCCGTGGTGGCCTGCTGCACCCCTATGCGGGCGGTTTTGAGGCTGGCCGGGCTGTTGAACCTGGCCCGATCAGCTGCGCGCACCAGCACACCGATGTCGGAAGAGAAGTAGGGGCGGGAGAAGTCCACCACCCGCTTGCGGGCCTCGGTGATGGTGATTTGGGAGAGGGCAAAATCGAAGTTGCGGGTCTGGCCAGCGATTAGGGCGTCCCAGGCCACGTTCTGCACCACCAGCCTATCAAGCCCGGCGCGGTAGGCGATGTTGGCCGCCAGGCAGTACTCAAAGCCGTCCCGGATGGTAGCAGGGCTATCGCCGTTCCAGAAGCCCGGCCCTGGCAGGTTGGTCTGCACTGTGAGCTGGCCGGCAATAACCGGACGGATGGGAAACTGACCCTTAGGACCGGTGACCTCGCAGTTGCCAATCCGGGTCTGGGCCAGCCCCAGCGAAGCCAGGGCCACTGCGGTTAGAAGCCAAGCCTGTTTCATACCCAAGCCTCCTTTCTCGAGTACCGTGCCCATTATAGAACCCGCTTCATAGAGTCTAGCCACCCATCGGCTAGAATGGGTGAACTGTGCGGGAGCGGATTCGCAATTTCTCCATCATCGCCCACGTAGACCACGGCAAGTCTACGCTGGCCGACCGCATTCTCCAGATGACCAAGGCGGTCTCGGAACGGGAAATGCGCGAACAGTTTTTGGATTCGCTGGAGCTCGAGCGCGAACGCGGCATCACCATCAAGGCCAGCGCGGTACGGCTTTTCTACGAGAGCAAAGCGGGCGAAACCTACATCTTCAACCTGATCGACACCCCCGGCCACGTGGACTTTGGCTACGAGGTGAGCCGGGCGTTGGCCGCGGTAGAGGGGGTGCTGCTGGTGGTGGACGCCAGCCAGGGGGTGGAGGCCCAGACCATCGCCAACTTCTACCTGGCCTTGGAGCACGAGCACACCATCATCCCGGTCATCAACAAGATCGACCTGCCCAGCGCCCGACCCTTGGAGGTGGCCCTCGAGGTAGAGGAGGTGCTGGGCATCCCCGCCGACGATTGCATCTTCGCCTCGGGCAAAACCGGCCAGGGAGTGGACGAGATTCTGGAGGCCGTCGTGGCCCGCATTCCTCCCCCCAAAGGGGCCCCTGACAACCCCACCCAGGCCCTGATTTTCGACTCCATCTACGACGCCTACCAGGGGGTGATCCCCTACGTGCGGGTGATGGACGGGCATATTCGGCCTGGCGAGGTCATCAAGGTCTGGTCCACCGGCAAGACCTTCACCGTGGACAAGGTGGGGGTCTTCCGACCGGGGTCGCTGGAGCCGGTGGCCGAGCTCGGCCCCGGGGAGGTGGGCTGGCTCACCGCGGCCATCCGCGAGATCGGCGAAACCCAGGTGGGCGACACCATCACCCTAGCCCATAACCCCTGCCAGGCCCCCTACCCCGGCTTCCAGCCGGCCAAACCGGTGGTCTTTGCCGGGCTCTACCCCACCAACTCCCAGGACTACAACCGCCTGCGCGAGGCTCTGGAAAAGCTCAAACTGAACGATGCGGCCCTGCATTTCG includes:
- a CDS encoding ABC transporter substrate-binding protein; its protein translation is MKQAWLLTAVALASLGLAQTRIGNCEVTGPKGQFPIRPVIAGQLTVQTNLPGPGFWNGDSPATIRDGFEYCLAANIAYRAGLDRLVVQNVAWDALIAGQTRNFDFALSQITITEARKRVVDFSRPYFSSDIGVLVRAADRARFNSPASLKTARIGVQQATTAAKFLADTLKHPQNLTRVFPDVAGGFTALRAGQIDAFIIDTSIVLSEAAKSGGALVVVGQFQTGENYGALFTKGNPNRAQVDRIIEALEREGVLKKLAQTYLAKEWGVDPTTVPVWKP
- the lepA gene encoding translation elongation factor 4 — protein: MRERIRNFSIIAHVDHGKSTLADRILQMTKAVSEREMREQFLDSLELERERGITIKASAVRLFYESKAGETYIFNLIDTPGHVDFGYEVSRALAAVEGVLLVVDASQGVEAQTIANFYLALEHEHTIIPVINKIDLPSARPLEVALEVEEVLGIPADDCIFASGKTGQGVDEILEAVVARIPPPKGAPDNPTQALIFDSIYDAYQGVIPYVRVMDGHIRPGEVIKVWSTGKTFTVDKVGVFRPGSLEPVAELGPGEVGWLTAAIREIGETQVGDTITLAHNPCQAPYPGFQPAKPVVFAGLYPTNSQDYNRLREALEKLKLNDAALHFEPETSEALGFGFRCGFLGLLHAEIVQERLEREFGLELISTAPNVVYRVRRTDGQEMEIHNPSELPSPDRLEAIYEPYVKLTLYTPEEHVGAIMQLLQEKRGRMRHMNYVGKRVELIYEVPFGEILYDFHDRLKSLSRGYASMDYEQIGYQEGELVKVNILVNEEPVDALAFITHKDKAYSMAREIVDKLAEVIPRQQFAVPIQAAIGGKIIARATVKALRKDVLAKCYGGDVTRKKKLLEKQKEGKKRLKAIGKVEVPQEAFLAVLSAGRE